From the Solibacillus sp. FSL R5-0449 genome, one window contains:
- a CDS encoding S-layer homology domain-containing protein — MNKSKKILAALVAVPASVVVAGVVQAEEMTTSQTFEFKNSFTGNSSFIEQTSTKTLSIDNEEDLKNQILFELANFNKGFTITYTGTEIASYKIAIEKLMGEVLSELNTSKVVTTSSNDTVTFDVTEIYGIFNNMRVKATETKNDDVLTSVKLDFSLNYYDTITNGQPTNFIAAKAKYSDIKSKVDEATGQVAKIKVIHDYVIQNTHYVATNHSVASISGLSSHAYALWMYTLLKQVPSMEVRYVYGIVNGEYRSWNIVKIGTEWYHLDAASDDSAEKSDKRIQYRHFLTYTPNERRILSEKNAEITDTTYNYFKIIDNQAQSTTHIYYPNAQTSGEIYQLDLTSLTSTPLAIDRSNATTGTGRIVYYEQTSGDAANIEVVRKYLYFINDSQGKYLYRYELNSSKLELILKEQLQSIELGTNILNYKTIDGESGFLPLSRIEDLNNELANKVNSEIQKLVDTEDQTTQKFKEAVMATRQLYLALTEGQRLLVSNYQKLVEIEGTLTSDVKTSAVVDIINKLDEMDESYVKNVDDALSAYNGLSNKMAVYNYSILQEAVKKVDAARQLKKNLDSKVASVTNEDPFAQIPDFIVFVEDFLEKFDSYLPSIRNGVPGLGDIETYRERTVNLRRDTEDFVNTVKIIDEEALDFITTMEVIEKQYDDLLSSQKHIIKSADGNIVNEKLALMTSMKGQIKKFNELMDSLSISDTITDDFVSKVQQAQSLYNDMKLAQKNAISEENTEKLKALIDRINVISEDVSLKALISAITALDFAEMTSLDNLVSQVTSADTVSVVAANLGITEEQAIALLSTDVRTKLVEYRQLKELAINSAKPLIIEMGALDDESSATTIMEVRQRYTNLIATDSRFEKFFIEELKELNAQEKWIKEALLTAEAQNIIVNIELLSEESTYSEVQAVYQSYQALSDEVKNLVTNKEKLLGLWDKVSKDATAFQKAIDDVNNAIEALDSQSTKEDIENVRAAYNELTQEQQVKIKNYGKLDLLIEALEALEIELSNRIAAEKVVELIQVLNNESTPNEIKAARDAYTDLTEEAKKLVPKKVLENLEYFELVLESQIAQAEKEAKVVMDRINRIDKTKYTDAQIKSIRMAYNALSDLAKSFVTNLNILIDGESYIIYQNTVVKQAKLDANAFDIYMNDVSRSSTTQEIAKARSLYNNLSAEAKRHVTTLEKLVRLETMWRDPYYIELVYTYYPDYIHDIKPGGVVIEKPSYDPLYIPDDSASTVATTIPKTASWSQYETMTYQNGRYSTQITSSQVKNNADRNIRLKAGDIEIVIPTSEIQSSTAAVGVSVSVTNNQLNIQFTEGNRAKTFASTVEVHVPVSKLKANTSQVVQRVTSTGTSPSSFKVDGSTFIIRTATGGTFKAANSNVIYTDIPNNDQGRAIRELTKRGILFNTKNRLVQSSKQVSRLDVAVMIASALDVSSNTKSKYMDIANTQQLKLVQGLLEAGIMSGATSSRFGPNASVTKQEAAIIIANMYRYLNQDLAKAYNELNFSYTDIANLTFEARQSIAILELFGVVDGEGLFNPEKALSRGEFAELIYNALIAIDYL, encoded by the coding sequence ATGAATAAATCTAAAAAGATATTAGCAGCATTAGTTGCAGTTCCTGCTAGTGTTGTTGTTGCAGGGGTAGTGCAGGCTGAGGAAATGACTACTTCACAAACTTTTGAATTTAAGAATAGCTTTACAGGTAATTCCTCATTTATAGAACAAACAAGCACAAAAACACTTTCAATAGATAACGAAGAAGATTTGAAAAATCAGATTTTGTTTGAGTTGGCGAATTTTAATAAAGGATTTACGATTACATATACAGGTACAGAAATTGCTTCATATAAAATTGCAATTGAGAAATTAATGGGAGAAGTATTATCTGAATTAAACACATCAAAAGTTGTAACAACTTCTTCTAATGACACTGTAACATTTGATGTAACAGAAATTTATGGGATTTTTAATAATATGCGTGTAAAAGCGACTGAAACAAAAAATGATGATGTATTAACATCGGTAAAATTAGATTTCTCGCTTAACTATTACGATACCATCACAAATGGTCAACCTACTAACTTTATAGCTGCAAAGGCTAAGTATAGTGATATTAAGTCAAAGGTAGATGAGGCAACAGGTCAAGTTGCAAAAATTAAAGTTATTCATGACTATGTAATTCAAAATACGCATTATGTAGCTACCAATCATAGTGTAGCTTCAATAAGCGGATTATCATCCCATGCCTATGCTTTATGGATGTATACTCTACTAAAACAAGTTCCATCAATGGAAGTCCGATATGTATATGGAATTGTAAATGGAGAATATCGTTCATGGAATATTGTAAAAATCGGTACGGAGTGGTATCACCTTGATGCAGCAAGTGATGATTCAGCAGAAAAAAGCGACAAGCGTATTCAATATCGCCATTTCTTGACATACACACCAAATGAGCGTCGTATTTTAAGTGAAAAAAACGCTGAAATTACAGATACAACATACAATTATTTCAAAATAATCGACAATCAAGCACAATCAACAACTCATATATATTATCCTAATGCACAAACATCAGGAGAAATATATCAGTTAGATTTAACTTCACTTACATCAACTCCATTAGCAATTGACCGTAGTAATGCAACGACAGGTACAGGTCGTATTGTTTATTATGAGCAAACGTCTGGCGATGCAGCAAATATTGAAGTTGTAAGGAAGTACTTATATTTTATAAATGATAGTCAAGGAAAGTATTTATATCGATATGAACTTAATTCAAGCAAACTTGAATTGATTTTAAAAGAGCAGTTGCAGTCGATTGAATTAGGTACAAATATTTTAAATTATAAAACAATTGATGGAGAATCTGGATTTTTGCCATTGTCACGGATAGAAGATTTGAATAATGAGTTGGCAAATAAGGTGAATTCAGAAATTCAGAAATTAGTAGATACAGAAGATCAAACTACACAAAAGTTTAAAGAAGCGGTAATGGCCACACGTCAATTATATTTGGCACTGACAGAAGGGCAGCGATTACTAGTATCTAATTATCAAAAACTTGTAGAAATCGAAGGAACTTTGACCAGCGATGTAAAAACATCTGCCGTTGTGGATATTATCAACAAGTTAGATGAAATGGATGAAAGTTATGTTAAAAATGTCGATGATGCATTAAGTGCCTATAATGGACTTAGTAATAAAATGGCGGTTTATAATTATTCTATTTTACAAGAAGCGGTGAAAAAGGTTGATGCTGCACGTCAATTAAAAAAGAACTTAGATTCAAAAGTAGCGAGCGTGACAAATGAAGACCCGTTTGCACAAATTCCGGATTTCATCGTATTTGTTGAAGATTTTCTGGAAAAATTTGATAGTTATTTACCATCGATTCGAAACGGCGTTCCAGGACTGGGTGATATTGAAACTTATCGTGAACGTACAGTAAATCTTCGTCGAGATACAGAGGATTTTGTTAATACAGTAAAGATTATAGATGAAGAGGCATTGGATTTTATAACAACTATGGAAGTCATAGAAAAACAGTACGATGATCTTCTCTCAAGTCAAAAACATATTATTAAAAGTGCTGATGGCAATATAGTTAATGAAAAGCTTGCCTTAATGACATCGATGAAGGGTCAAATAAAAAAATTCAATGAGTTGATGGACAGTCTTTCAATATCCGATACTATTACGGATGATTTTGTTAGTAAAGTACAACAGGCGCAATCACTATATAATGACATGAAGCTAGCACAGAAAAATGCTATTTCAGAAGAAAATACTGAAAAACTAAAAGCTTTAATTGATCGCATAAATGTAATTTCTGAAGATGTATCATTAAAAGCTTTGATAAGTGCAATTACAGCGCTGGATTTTGCAGAAATGACTTCTTTAGACAATTTAGTAAGCCAGGTCACATCAGCAGATACGGTAAGTGTAGTTGCTGCCAATTTAGGTATTACAGAAGAACAAGCGATTGCATTATTATCAACAGATGTAAGAACAAAGTTAGTTGAATACCGTCAGTTGAAAGAGTTAGCTATTAATTCAGCAAAGCCATTAATAATTGAAATGGGTGCCCTTGATGACGAATCTTCGGCAACAACTATTATGGAAGTAAGACAGCGATATACGAATTTAATTGCTACGGATAGCCGTTTTGAAAAGTTCTTTATCGAGGAATTGAAAGAGTTAAACGCTCAAGAAAAATGGATTAAAGAAGCGCTACTTACAGCAGAAGCACAAAATATTATTGTAAATATTGAGCTATTATCTGAGGAATCAACTTATTCAGAAGTACAGGCCGTTTATCAAAGTTATCAGGCATTATCAGATGAGGTAAAAAATCTTGTAACAAACAAAGAAAAATTACTGGGATTATGGGATAAAGTATCAAAGGATGCAACAGCTTTTCAAAAAGCAATCGATGATGTAAATAATGCAATTGAAGCATTAGATAGTCAATCGACAAAAGAAGATATTGAAAATGTTCGTGCTGCTTATAATGAGCTTACACAAGAACAGCAAGTGAAAATAAAGAATTATGGGAAACTTGATTTACTTATAGAAGCTTTAGAAGCATTGGAAATAGAACTTTCAAACAGAATTGCAGCTGAAAAGGTAGTTGAACTAATTCAGGTTCTTAATAATGAATCAACACCAAATGAAATTAAAGCTGCTCGTGATGCTTATACTGATTTGACAGAAGAAGCAAAAAAGCTAGTTCCTAAGAAAGTATTGGAAAATCTAGAGTATTTTGAATTAGTATTGGAGTCGCAAATTGCACAGGCTGAAAAAGAAGCGAAAGTTGTGATGGATCGTATAAATCGCATTGATAAAACGAAATACACTGATGCTCAAATCAAGAGTATTCGAATGGCGTACAACGCATTAAGTGATCTTGCGAAATCGTTTGTAACAAACCTCAATATTTTAATTGATGGCGAGAGCTATATTATTTATCAAAATACAGTTGTGAAGCAGGCAAAGCTTGATGCCAATGCATTCGATATCTACATGAATGATGTTAGCCGTAGTTCGACAACACAGGAAATTGCAAAAGCCCGTTCACTATACAACAACTTATCGGCGGAAGCAAAAAGACATGTAACAACATTGGAAAAGCTTGTCCGTCTTGAAACAATGTGGAGAGACCCGTATTATATTGAGCTTGTGTATACGTACTATCCAGATTATATCCATGATATAAAGCCTGGTGGAGTAGTCATTGAAAAGCCATCATACGACCCGCTTTACATTCCGGACGATTCGGCGAGTACTGTGGCGACAACGATTCCAAAAACAGCAAGCTGGTCACAATATGAGACGATGACTTACCAAAATGGACGCTATTCAACACAGATTACTTCTTCTCAAGTGAAAAACAACGCAGACCGGAATATCCGTTTAAAAGCAGGAGATATTGAAATTGTTATTCCTACATCAGAAATTCAAAGCTCTACAGCAGCGGTTGGAGTGTCTGTAAGTGTGACGAATAACCAGTTGAACATTCAGTTTACAGAAGGAAATCGTGCAAAAACATTTGCAAGTACAGTAGAAGTTCATGTTCCGGTATCAAAATTAAAAGCGAATACTTCGCAAGTTGTTCAGCGTGTTACCTCAACAGGTACGTCACCGTCATCATTTAAAGTGGATGGCTCAACATTCATTATCCGTACAGCGACGGGTGGTACATTTAAAGCAGCGAACAGCAATGTCATCTATACGGATATTCCAAATAATGACCAAGGACGTGCGATACGGGAGCTGACAAAGCGCGGTATACTATTTAATACAAAAAACCGCCTGGTGCAAAGCTCTAAACAAGTAAGCAGACTTGATGTTGCAGTGATGATTGCATCTGCACTTGATGTATCGAGTAACACTAAATCAAAATATATGGATATAGCCAATACACAGCAGTTGAAACTCGTTCAAGGTTTATTGGAAGCGGGAATTATGAGCGGGGCTACATCGAGCCGGTTTGGACCTAATGCCTCTGTGACAAAGCAGGAAGCAGCCATCATTATAGCCAACATGTACCGTTACTTAAATCAGGATTTGGCGAAAGCGTATAATGAACTAAACTTCAGCTATACAGATATCGCAAACCTGACATTTGAAGCACGTCAAAGCATAGCGATTTTAGAGCTATTTGGAGTTGTTGATGGGGAAGGCCTATTTAATCCGGAGAAAGCATTATCGCGCGGTGAGTTTGCCGAGCTTATATACAATGCATTAATAGCAATCGACTACTTATAA
- a CDS encoding AEC family transporter: MVYLSMIFFKIVAPILILLIIGAILQRKFQFNLKALSQLITYCFMPAAVFINIYETSIEMNVLGQITIFIILFIGAQMLLSQLLAKMLKLDKKESAVFKNSVVLINSGNYGIPVAQMIFATQPIGVAIQVILVIFQNMTTYTYGLYNLISSTKSGIAIVRDFLKMPIVHALIIGAALNYFHVPIPETFSIPLEHIAGGFVAVALITLGAQLSTIEMRTMFNKTIFVSCFTRLIVGPATALLIIFALGLDGVVAQSLFIASAFPTSRNSSSLALEYDIESATAAQTVLFSTIISCLTVTVVIYLSTILFA; encoded by the coding sequence ATGGTCTATTTATCGATGATTTTCTTCAAAATTGTTGCACCGATTTTAATTTTACTTATTATAGGTGCTATTTTACAGCGCAAGTTCCAGTTTAACCTTAAAGCCTTATCCCAACTCATTACATACTGTTTTATGCCGGCAGCAGTGTTTATCAATATTTATGAAACTTCCATTGAAATGAATGTACTCGGACAAATTACGATTTTTATTATTTTGTTTATCGGTGCGCAAATGCTGTTAAGTCAGCTGCTCGCAAAAATGTTAAAACTTGATAAAAAGGAATCGGCTGTTTTCAAAAACAGTGTTGTCCTTATCAACTCGGGCAACTATGGAATTCCGGTGGCACAAATGATATTCGCAACGCAGCCGATTGGGGTAGCGATTCAAGTCATTCTTGTTATTTTTCAAAATATGACGACCTATACATATGGCTTGTATAATTTAATCTCATCAACAAAATCCGGAATAGCAATTGTCCGGGACTTTTTGAAAATGCCGATCGTTCATGCGCTAATTATAGGCGCGGCATTGAATTACTTTCACGTCCCGATCCCGGAAACATTCAGTATTCCACTTGAACATATTGCAGGCGGATTTGTGGCGGTTGCCCTTATTACATTAGGGGCACAGCTTTCTACAATTGAAATGCGGACAATGTTCAATAAAACTATTTTTGTCAGCTGCTTTACACGGTTGATAGTCGGTCCGGCAACAGCACTTCTCATTATTTTCGCACTTGGCCTGGATGGGGTAGTGGCACAGTCTCTATTTATCGCAAGTGCATTCCCGACATCCAGAAACAGTTCCAGCTTGGCGCTTGAGTATGATATCGAATCAGCTACAGCAGCTCAGACAGTACTGTTTTCAACGATTATCAGCTGTTTAACAGTGACGGTTGTAATTTATTTATCGACAATTTTATTTGCATAG
- a CDS encoding catalase gives MTNERLTTITGAPVVSNDDVQTAGRRGPVLLQDVFLIEKLANFNREVIPERRMHAKGSGAFGTFTVTHDITKYTKAKIFSEVGKKTEMFARFSTVAGERGAADAERDIRGFALKFYTEEGNWDMVGNNTPVFFFRDPLHFPDLNHVVKRDPKTNMHNGNSNWDFWTSLPEALHQVTIVMSDRGIPNGYRKMHGFGSHTYSMINEAGERVYVKFHFRSQQGIENLTGAEAAEIIGKDRESSQRDLFESIEKGDFPKWKMYIQVMTEEQARNSKDNPFDLTKVWYKSEYPLMEVGEFELNRNPENYFADVEQAAFAPSNVVPGISFSPDRMLQARLFAYQDATRYRLGVNHHQIPVNTPKCPFMVYHRDGQGRADGNRGAAITYYPNSYGALQGQSQYKDPALALDGPADIYDFREDDNNYFEQPGKLFRLQTPEQQQRLFETTAAEMNGVEEFIKRRHILHCYLADPAYGEGVAKAMGLSLDGMDLSNPYVK, from the coding sequence ATGACAAATGAACGTTTAACAACTATTACTGGTGCTCCAGTAGTATCAAACGACGATGTACAAACAGCTGGTCGTCGTGGTCCAGTTTTATTACAAGATGTATTTCTAATTGAGAAATTAGCAAACTTTAACCGTGAAGTAATTCCTGAGCGTCGTATGCACGCAAAAGGTTCAGGTGCATTCGGTACATTTACTGTAACGCATGACATCACAAAATATACAAAAGCAAAAATTTTCTCTGAAGTTGGTAAGAAAACAGAAATGTTTGCACGTTTCTCAACTGTAGCAGGTGAGCGCGGTGCGGCTGATGCAGAGCGTGACATTCGCGGTTTCGCATTAAAATTCTATACTGAAGAAGGTAACTGGGATATGGTTGGTAACAACACACCTGTATTCTTCTTCCGTGACCCATTACACTTCCCGGATTTAAACCACGTTGTTAAGCGTGATCCAAAAACAAACATGCATAACGGTAACTCAAACTGGGATTTCTGGACTTCATTACCAGAAGCGTTACACCAAGTAACAATCGTAATGTCTGACCGTGGTATTCCAAACGGCTACCGCAAAATGCACGGATTCGGTTCTCATACTTACTCAATGATCAACGAAGCTGGCGAACGCGTATACGTGAAATTCCACTTCCGTTCTCAACAAGGTATCGAAAACTTAACAGGTGCAGAAGCTGCTGAAATTATCGGTAAAGACCGTGAATCTTCACAACGTGACCTATTCGAGTCAATCGAAAAAGGCGATTTCCCGAAATGGAAAATGTACATCCAAGTGATGACTGAAGAGCAAGCTCGCAACTCTAAGGACAACCCATTCGACTTAACAAAAGTTTGGTACAAGTCTGAGTACCCACTAATGGAAGTTGGGGAATTCGAATTAAACCGTAACCCGGAAAACTACTTCGCTGATGTTGAGCAAGCTGCATTCGCTCCATCAAACGTTGTACCTGGTATTTCATTCTCACCAGACCGTATGTTACAAGCGCGTCTATTCGCTTACCAAGATGCAACTCGTTACCGTTTAGGCGTTAACCACCACCAAATTCCTGTAAACACACCAAAATGCCCATTCATGGTATATCACCGTGATGGACAAGGCCGTGCTGACGGAAACCGTGGTGCAGCTATTACTTACTATCCAAATAGCTACGGTGCCCTACAAGGTCAATCACAATACAAAGATCCTGCATTAGCTCTTGATGGTCCAGCTGACATCTACGACTTCCGTGAAGATGACAACAACTACTTCGAGCAACCAGGTAAATTATTCCGTCTTCAAACACCAGAACAGCAACAACGTTTATTCGAAACAACTGCTGCTGAAATGAACGGTGTTGAAGAATTCATCAAACGTCGTCACATTTTACACTGCTACTTAGCGGATCCAGCATATGGTGAAGGTGTAGCGAAGGCAATGGGTCTTTCATTAGATGGTATGGACCTTTCAAACCCATACGTAAAATAA
- a CDS encoding SLC13 family permease has protein sequence MQLTLTFIILAVTIILFTTNRLRADLVAVMALLSFVILNILTPAEALAGFSNSVVIMIAGLFVVGAGILRTGLAGMAGNLLLKWSGDNELRLFILLLVIVAIVGAFMSNTGTVALMLPIVVSIAISIKVSPSKFLMPLSYIASMSGLMTLIASPTNLIASQTLVDHGFEKLGFFTITPIGIIATITVIIYLVSVRNVLLPNEENRSQSSAGYKLSPKKIAKEYDLHDKLFRVAVTEHSTISEQKLADLKLPATYHIYIMKIKHGAAQEGLNLRPMTYQELAGPTSVIHVGDELYVQGMADDVARFAHDFALTVQPFENHAKELVTKKIGVAEVLLTPQSRLIKETVSKIGFREKYNLNILGINRKGDYLLKNMADQKLRFGDAILVQGTWDEIELLSRETQDVVVVGQPRELAGAIAANGKAPIAGMIMLLMIGLMVFEVFDAVIAVLIGAVLMIITGCLRNMDDAYSKMNFESIVLVAAMLPMATALEKTGGMTILAEGIISVLGDFGPYGVLMGIYLLTAVFGQFVSNTATAVLFSPIAITAALAMDANPYTFMIGVATAASMAFATPIASPTNSLVLTAGGYKFMDFVKVGVPLQVIMFIVMMIAVPLLFPF, from the coding sequence ATGCAACTTACATTAACTTTTATCATTTTGGCAGTTACGATTATTTTATTTACGACGAATCGATTGCGGGCAGATCTTGTCGCAGTAATGGCATTATTATCATTTGTTATACTGAATATTTTAACACCTGCTGAAGCGCTGGCGGGGTTCTCGAATTCTGTAGTTATTATGATAGCAGGGCTATTTGTTGTCGGGGCAGGTATTTTAAGAACGGGACTTGCCGGTATGGCAGGAAATCTTCTATTAAAATGGTCGGGGGATAATGAGCTCCGTCTCTTTATTCTGCTGCTTGTCATTGTCGCAATTGTCGGGGCGTTTATGAGCAATACAGGTACGGTCGCGTTAATGCTGCCGATTGTTGTGTCAATAGCAATCAGCATTAAAGTGAGCCCGTCCAAATTTTTAATGCCGCTATCCTACATTGCGAGCATGTCGGGGTTGATGACGTTAATTGCGTCGCCGACAAACCTGATCGCTTCGCAAACACTTGTTGATCACGGCTTCGAAAAACTTGGATTTTTCACAATAACTCCAATCGGAATTATTGCGACGATTACCGTCATAATTTATTTAGTATCAGTACGTAATGTGCTGTTGCCGAATGAAGAAAACCGTTCGCAGTCAAGTGCGGGCTATAAGCTTTCTCCAAAGAAAATTGCCAAGGAATATGATTTGCATGATAAACTGTTCCGCGTTGCCGTTACCGAGCATTCGACAATCTCGGAACAAAAGCTGGCTGATTTGAAGCTTCCGGCAACTTATCATATTTATATTATGAAAATTAAACACGGTGCTGCACAGGAAGGACTTAATTTACGGCCGATGACGTACCAGGAGCTGGCGGGTCCGACAAGTGTTATTCATGTCGGCGATGAGCTGTATGTTCAAGGTATGGCAGATGATGTAGCACGCTTTGCCCATGATTTTGCGTTGACCGTTCAGCCGTTTGAAAATCATGCGAAAGAGCTCGTTACGAAAAAAATCGGTGTGGCGGAAGTATTATTAACACCGCAATCACGTCTTATTAAGGAAACGGTCAGTAAAATCGGATTCCGTGAAAAATACAATTTGAACATTTTGGGGATTAACCGTAAAGGTGACTACTTACTGAAAAACATGGCCGACCAGAAGCTACGTTTCGGTGATGCAATTTTAGTGCAGGGGACATGGGATGAAATCGAGCTGTTGTCCCGCGAAACGCAAGATGTGGTCGTAGTCGGACAACCACGCGAATTAGCAGGAGCCATTGCAGCAAACGGAAAGGCACCGATTGCCGGTATGATTATGCTGCTGATGATCGGGCTTATGGTATTTGAAGTATTTGATGCCGTCATTGCGGTATTAATCGGGGCCGTTCTTATGATTATTACAGGCTGTCTGCGCAATATGGATGATGCCTACAGTAAAATGAACTTCGAAAGTATTGTACTCGTAGCGGCAATGCTTCCGATGGCGACAGCGCTTGAGAAAACAGGGGGGATGACGATTCTCGCAGAAGGCATTATCAGTGTGCTCGGCGATTTCGGACCATATGGTGTATTGATGGGGATTTATTTACTGACAGCTGTTTTCGGGCAATTTGTTAGTAATACGGCAACAGCGGTACTTTTTTCGCCGATTGCCATCACTGCAGCACTTGCTATGGATGCGAACCCGTATACCTTTATGATCGGGGTAGCAACTGCTGCGAGTATGGCGTTTGCAACACCGATTGCATCTCCGACAAACTCCCTTGTCTTAACAGCTGGCGGCTATAAATTTATGGATTTCGTCAAAGTTGGTGTTCCGTTACAGGTTATTATGTTTATCGTCATGATGATTGCGGTGCCATTGTTGTTTCCGTTTTAA
- a CDS encoding helix-turn-helix domain-containing protein: MKILIVERDFEEIAGIEWYSKNYFMRNIEVVGVIDGSRIIEAFEETRPEVLLIEMELVSPSIEQFLQKQAIPVIGITAEPIFQQAMKAIRLKAIDLFVKPVPLEQLKSALLKIPSTKPAATSKSTVPVETQLYSDLYLNKPGNFSLDGKSFFLIECADYKHNLMLYEWLIELPIFHNLLALPLQNRVICIVEIDVFTNLFRQLRIMSQEWEKFSGESLNIAVYDGKETTLLTMYQACKKTLAQRFYKGYSHIFKSSQTLHVTRLDPLLTPEEQQLWITSLENGDLKAIKTFLYTLTKGSTYYHQDDVRIHLTSILAQIRRFMMKYHLQQQAKMEQQYRSLFHFILEHPILYAIVQEFILFTQRLIDARKNLQQQQIADYTELAVEIIERYYTNAELTLQHAANELNISTNYLSNVFSKKRGIPFKKYLQQYRVQQAEKLLIETSLGIGSIAEMVGFTDGNYFTKVFREYYQLTPYRYRLQVRKTAGSAKN; the protein is encoded by the coding sequence TTGAAAATCTTAATTGTTGAGCGGGATTTTGAAGAAATTGCAGGAATTGAGTGGTATTCAAAAAATTATTTTATGCGGAATATTGAAGTAGTTGGTGTAATAGATGGCAGTAGAATAATTGAAGCATTTGAAGAAACACGGCCGGAAGTACTTCTTATAGAAATGGAACTTGTTTCTCCTTCTATAGAGCAGTTTTTACAAAAACAGGCCATTCCCGTTATCGGTATTACAGCGGAACCTATCTTTCAGCAGGCAATGAAAGCAATCCGCTTAAAAGCGATCGATCTTTTTGTGAAGCCTGTGCCATTGGAGCAATTAAAGTCTGCTTTGCTGAAAATCCCTTCGACTAAGCCGGCAGCTACTTCAAAAAGTACTGTTCCAGTCGAGACGCAATTATATTCGGATTTGTATTTAAATAAGCCAGGGAATTTCTCTTTAGATGGAAAGTCCTTCTTTTTAATTGAGTGTGCAGATTACAAGCATAATTTAATGCTGTATGAGTGGCTCATTGAACTGCCTATTTTTCATAATCTCTTAGCCTTGCCGCTGCAAAACCGGGTGATTTGTATTGTTGAAATCGATGTTTTTACCAATCTATTCAGACAGCTTCGAATCATGAGCCAGGAATGGGAGAAATTCAGTGGGGAATCGCTCAATATTGCTGTTTATGACGGTAAGGAGACAACATTGCTTACTATGTATCAAGCATGTAAAAAGACTTTGGCGCAGCGCTTTTATAAAGGGTATTCCCATATTTTTAAAAGCTCGCAAACACTCCATGTGACAAGGCTTGATCCGCTTTTAACTCCTGAGGAACAGCAGCTTTGGATTACAAGCCTTGAAAACGGTGATTTGAAAGCAATTAAAACTTTTTTATATACGCTAACAAAAGGTTCTACCTATTACCATCAGGATGATGTGCGAATTCATTTGACGAGTATTTTAGCGCAAATCCGCCGATTTATGATGAAGTATCATCTGCAGCAGCAAGCAAAAATGGAACAGCAATACCGCTCACTGTTCCATTTTATTTTAGAGCATCCGATTTTATATGCGATTGTACAGGAGTTTATTTTATTTACACAACGCTTGATCGATGCGAGAAAAAATTTGCAGCAACAGCAGATTGCTGACTATACGGAGCTGGCTGTTGAAATAATCGAGCGCTATTATACTAATGCTGAGCTGACATTACAACATGCCGCAAACGAATTAAATATAAGCACCAATTATTTGAGCAATGTGTTTTCAAAAAAACGCGGCATACCATTCAAGAAATATTTGCAGCAGTATCGCGTACAGCAAGCCGAAAAGTTATTAATAGAAACGAGTTTGGGAATCGGATCAATCGCAGAAATGGTCGGCTTCACAGACGGCAATTACTTCACTAAAGTATTCCGGGAATACTACCAGTTAACCCCTTACCGCTATAGATTGCAGGTAAGGAAAACAGCCGGTTCAGCAAAAAATTAA